One genomic segment of Gossypium arboreum isolate Shixiya-1 chromosome 3, ASM2569848v2, whole genome shotgun sequence includes these proteins:
- the LOC108474615 gene encoding probable leucine-rich repeat receptor-like protein kinase At2g33170: MAFTKMLKNFESSRLLEIGFWRFLPVFALLVTITDGLNSEGQLLLELKNGFRDEYNYLWNWKSTDETPCGWTGVSCSSYYEPVVWSVDLSKMNLSGTVDPSIGGLTHLKFLDLSYNGFSGSIPKEIGNCSFLVFLYLNNNQFNGPIPPELGRLSYLSSLNICNNKISGSFPEELGNLSSLEEFVAYTNNLTRPLPRSIGNLRKLRIFRAGQNAFSGSLPAEISGCQSLQMLGLAQNHIGGELPKELGMLGSMTDLVLWENELSGFIPKELGNCTSLETLALYSNGLVGQIPAEIGNLKFLKKLYLYRNELNGSIPREIGNLSLATEIDFSENFLTGEIPTEFGKIKGLRLLHLFENQLTGVIPNELSSLRYLMKLDLSINYLTGPIPYGFQYLTQMVQLQLFDNFLSGTIPQLLGVYSPLWVVDFSDNHLTGKIPLYLCRRANLILLNLGANNLLGDIPTGIKNCKTLVQLRLVGNRLNGSFPSELCKLVNLSAIELGQNNFTGPVPSEIGNCQKLQRLHIAENQFNSDLPKEIGNLSQLVTFNVSSNLLSGQIPREIVNCKMLQRLDLSHNSFVDTLPSELGTLTQLEILKLSENKVSGNIPAALGNLSRLTELQMGGNLFSGEIPQELGSLSSLQIAMNLSNNHLTGNIPPELGNLNLLEFLLLDNNNLTGVIPSSFEHLSSLLGCNFSYNNLSGPLPAIPLFQNMPASSFVENEGLCGRPLQDCNDDTSSPSALPVNKDTRGRMITIISGFVGGVSIVLIIILIYQIRRPPETVAPSQEKEMSSSSPVSDIYFHPKEGFTFQDLIEATNNFHESYIVGRGACGTVYKAVMNSGQMIAVKRLASNAEGNNIENSFRAEILTLGKIRHRNIVKLYGFCYHQGSNLLLYEYMENGSLGELIHGRGSCSLEWPTRFMIALGAAEGLAYLHHDCKPKIVHRDIKSNNILLDEKFEAHVGDFGLAKVIDMPQSKSMSVVAGSYGYIAPEYAYTMKVTEKCDIYSYGVVLLELLTGKTPVQPLDQGGDLVTHVRHYVRDHSLTSGILDDRLNLNNKSIVDHMLTVLKIALLCTNLSPLDRPSMREVIVMLSESKGHDDDNFMTSSSHQSM; the protein is encoded by the exons ATGGCATTTACTAAAATGTTGAAGAATTTTGAATCAAGTAGGCTTTTGGAAATTGGATTTTGGAGGTTTTTACCGGTTTTTGCTCTACTGGTTACTATAACCGATGGGTTAAATTCTGAGGGACAGTTGCTACTGGAGCTTAAGAATGGTTTTCGTGATGAGTACAACTATCTTTGGAACTGGAAGTCCACTGATGAGACACCTTGTGGATGGACCGGTGTCAGTTGTTCTTCATACTATGAGCCCGTGGTTTGGTCTGTTGATTTGAGTAAAATGAACCTTTCTGGAACCGTGGACCCCAGTATTGGTGGGTTGACCCACTTGAAGTTTCTTGATCTGTCTTACAATGGGTTCAGCGGAAGTATTCCCAAGGAGATAGGAAATTGTTCGTTTTTGGTCTTTCTTTATTTGAACAATAACCAATTCAACGGTCCAATTCCCCCTGAATTGGGTAGGCTGTCTTATTTGAGCAGTTTGAATATATGCAATAACAAAATCTCTGGTTCCTTTCCAGAGGAGCTCGGGAATTTGTCCTCCCTCGAGGAGTTTGTGGCATACACAAATAACTTGACTAGGCCATTGCCTCGCTCTATTGGGAATCTCCGGAAGTTGAGAATATTTCGAGCTGGGCAGAATGCATTTTCCGGTAGCCTTCCTGCTGAAATAAGTGGATGTCAAAGCTTGCAAATGCTTGGTCTTGCCCAAAACCATATCGGAGGTGAACTGCCTAAAGAACTTGGAATGCTCGGAAGTATGACTGATCTGGTTTTATGGGAGAATGAGTTGTCGGGGTTTATTCCAAAGGAGCTCGGAAACTGTACAAGCCTCGAGACACTTGCATTGTATTCAAATGGTCTTGTGGGGCAGATACCTGCGGAGATCGGGAACCTCAAGTTTCTGAAAAAGTTGTACCTCTATAGGAACGAGTTAAATGGAAGCATTCCGAGAGAGATAGGGAATTTATCTCTTGCAACCGAAATTGATTTCTCAGAGAATTTTTTGACGGGTGAGATCCCAACTGAGTTCGGGAAGATAAAGGGTCTACGCTTATTGCACCTATTCGAGAATCAGCTTACTGGTGTCATACCAAATGAGCTTAGTAGCTTGAGGTACTTGATGAAGCTTGACCTTTCGATCAATTATCTCACAGGTCCCATCCCTTATGGTTTTCAATATTTGACTCAAATGGTTCAGTTGCAGCTTTTTGACAATTTTCTTAGCGGTACCATTCCTCAGCTGCTCGGAGTATACAGCCCACTTTGGGTGGTTGATTTTTCGGACAACCATCTGACAGGAAAAATACCTCTTTATCTTTGTCGACGTGCTAACCTTATTTTATTAAACCTTGGAGCTAATAATCTGCTTGGAGATATCCCAACCGGGATTAAGAACTGCAAGACGTTAGTACAACTTCGTCTGGTTGGAAACCGGCTCAATGGTAGCTTTCCTTCTGAATTATGCAAACTGGTGAATCTTTCGGCTATTGAATTGGGGCAGAATAACTTCACTGGACCAGTTCCATCAGAGATTGGAAATTGCCAAAAGCTACAAAGGCTTCATATTGCAGAGAATCAATTTAATTCCGATCTGCCTAAGGAAATCGGCAATTTGTCCCAACTTGTGACTTTTAATGTCTCATCTAATTTGCTTTCTGGACAGATTCCTCGTGAGATAGTTAACTGCAAAATGCTTCAGCGACTTGATCTCAGCCATAACAGCTTTGTGGATACTTTACCAAGCGAGCTCGGGACCCTTACTCAGCTCGAGATTCTGAAACTTTCGGAAAATAAGGTCTCTGGAAATATACCTGCAGCTTTGGGGAACCTATCGCGTTTGACTGAGCTGCAAATGGGCGGCAACTTATTTTCTGGTGAGATACCCCAAGAGTTGGGTTCACTTTCGAGCTTGCAGATTGCAATGAACCTCAGCAATAACCACCTTACCGGAAATATACCACCTGAGCTTGGTAATCTTAATTTACTGGAATTTCTCCTGCTCGATAATAATAATTTGACTGGTGTAATCCCCAGCTCGTTTGAGCACCTATCGAGTTTATTGGGATGCAACTTCTCATACAACAACTTAAGTGGACCTTTGCCTGCTATCCCGTTGTTCCAGAACATGCCTGCAAGCAGCTTTGTAGAAAATGAAGGGCTTTGTGGTAGGCCTCTTCAAGATTGCAATGATGATACGTCTTCTCCTTCGGCGCTACCTGTGAATAAGGATACACGAGGAAGAATGATAACCATAATTTCAGGTTTTGTAGGTGGTGTTTCCATTGTTCTCATTATAATTCTTATATATCAAATTAGACGTCCACCTGAAACCGTTGCACCATCGCAAGAAAAAGAGATGTCATCTTCATCTCCGGTTTCAGATATTTACTTTCATCCGAAGGAAGGGTTTACTTTTCAAGATCTAATCGAGGCTACAAATAACTTTCATGAGAGTTATATTGTTGGACGGGGAGCCTGTGGAACAGTTTATAAAGCTGTTATGAATTCTGGACAAATGATTGCTGTTAAAAGGCTTGCATCAAATGCTGAGGGAAACAACATCGAGAACAGTTTCCGGGCGGAAATTCTAACACTAGGGAAGATTAGGCATCGAAATATTGTGAAGCTTTACGGTTTTTGTTATCACCAAGGTTCCAATCTGCTTCTTTATGAGTACATGGAAAATGGTAGTTTGGGTGAATTGATTCATGGTAGGGGCTCTTGTAGCTTAGAATGGCCTACGCGGTTCATGATCGCCCTAGGAGCTGCCGAAGGTCTTGCTTATTTACATCATGACTGCAAACCGAAAATCGTTCACCGTGATATCAAGTCCAATAATATCCTGCTTGATGAAAAATTCGAAGCACATGTTGGTGATTTCGGTTTGGCAAAAGTGATTGACATGCCCCAATCTAAGTCCATGTCGGTGGTCGCTGGATCATATGGCTACATTGCCCCTG AATATGCATACACTATGAAGGTAACCGAAAAATGCGACATCTATAGCTACGGGGTTGTTCTTTTGGAGTTGTTAACTGGAAAGACTCCCGTACAGCCATTGGATCAAGGAGGTGATCTCGTCACGCACGTGAGACATTATGTTCGTGACCACTCATTGACTTCCGGGATACTTGACGACCGCTTAAACCTTAACAATAAAAGCATCGTCGATCACATGCTAACTGTCTTGAAAATTGCTTTACTATGCACTAACTTGTCCCCACTCGATCGACCGTCTATGCGCGAAGTTATAGTGATGCTTTCAGAATCCAAGGGGCATGACGACGACAACTTCATGACCTCTTCTTCTCATCAATCTATGTGA